In the genome of Halobacterium noricense, one region contains:
- a CDS encoding aldehyde ferredoxin oxidoreductase family protein, which yields MTDLGGFQDHVARVDLGAGDVDYESIDDEDARKYIGARGLGVKYVFENGPDVEPLSEENLLAFMNGPLTGTQTPMSGRIAVVTKSPLTDTVTDSHHGGWSGARLKWAGFDGLLFEGQADDPVYAVVEDGEVELRDAGHLWGEGIHDTIDTLEDEVDGAYGKNLSAMAIGPGGENAVRYACIINEDDRASGRGGTGAVMGSKNLKAVVVKSGTQMPKPADRETFMDGHKAAMQAIQESDVTAPNEGGLSVYGTNVLMNLTEEMDGLPTRNGRYTSTSTESEKEPDEPNIDSEKVSGENVEENILIDDPTCHSCPVACKKEVEVDVHHKGDDLNVRMESYEYESAWALGPNSMTDDRDKVALMMDRCNDFGIDTIDSGNMLAFAMEAAEKGYLDDFEGTLDWGDVDAMVEMLEKIATRETDLADVLAEGQKRAAETLDAHDCRLDVKGQSIAAYDPRGLKGMGIGYATSNRGGCHLRGYTPAAEILGIPEKVDPTDWEGKGELTATFQDLHAISDSFDICKFNAFAEGVEEYIDQYNGMTGRDVGEEELLEAGERIYNLERYYNNLAGFDGDDDTLPDRFVEGAEDAVPAGGGIEGELCELDAMKDEYYEHRGWVDGVVPDEKLDDLSIDLGPGTGVSAGGAASADD from the coding sequence ATGACTGACCTAGGTGGCTTCCAGGACCACGTCGCCCGCGTCGACCTCGGCGCAGGCGACGTCGACTACGAGAGCATCGACGACGAGGACGCGCGCAAGTACATCGGCGCGCGCGGCCTCGGCGTGAAGTACGTCTTCGAGAACGGCCCCGATGTCGAGCCGCTCTCCGAGGAGAACCTCCTCGCGTTCATGAACGGCCCGCTGACGGGCACGCAGACGCCGATGAGCGGCCGCATCGCCGTGGTGACGAAGTCCCCGCTGACGGACACCGTCACGGACTCCCACCACGGTGGGTGGAGCGGCGCGCGCCTCAAGTGGGCGGGCTTCGACGGCCTCCTCTTCGAGGGGCAAGCCGACGACCCCGTCTACGCCGTCGTCGAGGACGGCGAAGTCGAACTACGTGACGCCGGCCACCTCTGGGGAGAGGGTATCCACGACACCATCGACACCCTCGAAGACGAAGTAGATGGCGCGTACGGGAAGAACCTCTCCGCGATGGCCATCGGGCCGGGCGGCGAGAACGCGGTCCGGTACGCCTGCATCATCAACGAGGACGACCGGGCCTCCGGCCGCGGCGGTACGGGTGCTGTCATGGGGTCGAAGAACCTCAAAGCGGTCGTCGTCAAATCCGGCACGCAGATGCCCAAGCCCGCCGACCGCGAGACGTTCATGGACGGCCACAAGGCCGCGATGCAGGCGATTCAGGAGTCCGACGTCACCGCGCCCAACGAGGGCGGGCTCTCCGTCTACGGGACGAACGTCCTGATGAACCTCACCGAGGAGATGGACGGCCTCCCCACCCGGAACGGCCGGTACACGTCCACGAGCACGGAGAGTGAGAAGGAGCCCGACGAGCCGAACATCGACTCCGAGAAGGTCTCCGGGGAGAACGTCGAGGAGAACATCCTCATCGACGACCCGACGTGTCACTCCTGTCCGGTCGCCTGCAAGAAGGAAGTCGAGGTCGACGTCCACCACAAGGGCGATGACCTCAACGTCCGCATGGAGTCCTACGAGTACGAGTCCGCGTGGGCGCTCGGCCCGAACTCCATGACCGACGACCGCGACAAGGTCGCGCTGATGATGGACCGCTGCAACGACTTCGGCATCGACACCATCGACAGCGGGAACATGCTCGCGTTCGCGATGGAGGCCGCCGAGAAGGGCTACCTCGACGACTTCGAGGGGACCCTCGACTGGGGCGACGTCGACGCCATGGTCGAGATGCTGGAGAAAATCGCCACCCGCGAGACCGACCTCGCGGACGTGCTCGCCGAGGGCCAGAAGCGCGCGGCGGAGACGCTGGACGCCCACGACTGCCGCCTCGACGTGAAGGGGCAGTCCATCGCGGCGTACGACCCGCGCGGCCTGAAGGGCATGGGCATCGGGTACGCGACCTCGAACCGCGGCGGCTGCCACCTCCGCGGGTACACGCCCGCCGCCGAGATTCTCGGCATCCCGGAGAAGGTCGACCCCACGGATTGGGAGGGCAAGGGCGAACTCACCGCGACCTTCCAGGACCTCCACGCCATCTCGGACTCGTTCGACATCTGCAAGTTCAACGCGTTCGCGGAGGGCGTCGAGGAGTACATCGACCAGTACAACGGCATGACCGGCCGCGACGTCGGCGAGGAGGAACTGCTGGAAGCGGGCGAGCGCATCTACAACCTCGAACGCTACTACAACAACCTCGCCGGCTTCGACGGCGACGACGACACCCTCCCGGACCGCTTCGTGGAGGGCGCGGAGGACGCGGTGCCCGCGGGCGGCGGCATCGAGGGTGAACTCTGCGAACTCGACGCGATGAAAGACGAGTACTACGAGCACCGCGGCTGGGTCGACGGCGTCGTCCCCGACGAGAAGCTCGACGACCTCAGCATCGACCTCGGCCCCGGTACGGGCGTTTCCGCGGGTGGCGCGGCCTCTGCGGACGACTAG
- a CDS encoding DoxX family protein, with translation MFTGLGPSHVDYVVEGAPTVRAVEFLVEVLSNPLNAVLLLGGALSVVAGMVAYLKYKPAAADVRALRSTLEEYHAFLPWMLRLAVGLPLVGAGFAGYFFSPSVEAPTRILQVLLGFFLLFGLATRAVALVGLLAYLTGLVLRPELVLASEYIGGFLGVLLLGAGRPSADHLLQQVAAARGTIYGRFDPLHPLVEKFNDIVGPYEQYAPTVIRLGVGFNFALLGFWEKLANPGMALAVVDKYDLTAVVPVDPGMWVVGAGLTELAVGIFLFVGLFTRATAAVAFVVLTTTLFGLPDDPVLAHITLFGLSSALFVTGGGPLSLDERLAAVTEHSPLATSTE, from the coding sequence ATGTTCACAGGCCTCGGTCCCAGCCACGTCGACTACGTCGTCGAGGGAGCGCCAACGGTTCGCGCGGTGGAGTTCCTCGTGGAGGTGCTCTCGAACCCGCTGAACGCCGTGCTCCTGCTCGGCGGCGCGCTCTCGGTCGTCGCCGGTATGGTCGCGTACCTCAAGTACAAGCCAGCGGCCGCGGACGTGCGCGCGCTCCGCAGCACGCTCGAAGAGTACCACGCGTTCCTGCCGTGGATGCTCCGGCTCGCGGTCGGCCTGCCGCTGGTCGGCGCGGGGTTCGCGGGCTACTTCTTCTCGCCGTCGGTCGAAGCGCCGACGCGCATCCTCCAGGTCCTGCTCGGGTTCTTCCTCCTGTTCGGGCTGGCGACCCGCGCGGTCGCGCTCGTCGGCCTGCTGGCGTACCTCACGGGGCTCGTGCTCCGCCCTGAGCTCGTGCTCGCCAGCGAGTACATCGGCGGGTTCCTCGGCGTCCTCCTGCTGGGCGCCGGCCGCCCCAGCGCCGACCACTTGCTCCAGCAGGTCGCCGCCGCGAGGGGGACGATCTACGGTCGCTTCGACCCGCTGCATCCGCTCGTCGAGAAGTTCAACGACATCGTCGGCCCCTACGAGCAGTACGCGCCGACGGTCATCCGGCTCGGCGTCGGCTTCAACTTCGCGCTGCTGGGGTTCTGGGAGAAGCTCGCGAACCCCGGGATGGCGCTGGCAGTCGTCGACAAGTACGATCTCACCGCGGTCGTCCCCGTCGACCCCGGCATGTGGGTCGTCGGCGCTGGCCTCACCGAACTCGCCGTCGGCATCTTCCTGTTCGTCGGGCTGTTCACGCGCGCGACTGCCGCGGTCGCGTTCGTCGTGCTGACGACGACGCTGTTCGGGCTGCCGGACGACCCCGTGCTCGCGCACATCACGCTGTTCGGGCTCTCCTCGGCGCTGTTCGTCACCGGCGGCGGCCCGCTCTCGCTGGACGAACGCCTCGCCGCGGTCACGGAGCACTCGCCGCTGGCCACCTCGACGGAGTAG
- a CDS encoding archease, whose protein sequence is MSYELREHTADVAVEATADSLGDVFAAVAEGMAAAMTEETPDAGSRFTFEERAENREALLFDYLDRLIYERDVRNVLPVDHDAAVREEDGEWVVEASARGVPLSEVHARDLKAVTYSEMDLSKRSPTDDETRGWHAYVVFDV, encoded by the coding sequence ATGAGCTACGAACTCAGAGAACACACCGCCGACGTCGCCGTCGAAGCGACCGCGGACAGCCTCGGCGACGTGTTCGCGGCGGTCGCCGAGGGCATGGCGGCGGCGATGACCGAGGAGACGCCGGACGCGGGGAGCCGGTTCACGTTCGAGGAGCGCGCCGAGAACCGGGAGGCGCTGCTGTTCGACTACCTCGACCGGCTCATCTACGAGCGCGACGTGCGGAACGTCCTCCCCGTCGACCACGACGCCGCAGTCCGCGAGGAAGACGGCGAGTGGGTCGTCGAGGCGAGCGCGCGCGGCGTCCCGCTGAGCGAGGTTCACGCCCGCGACCTGAAGGCCGTCACGTACTCCGAGATGGACCTCTCGAAGCGCTCGCCGACCGACGACGAGACAAGGGGCTGGCACGCGTACGTCGTCTTTGACGTCTAA
- a CDS encoding MoaD/ThiS family protein: MSVREVEQTQTTVEVRATGHVRRELGTHSFEFEFDGTTLGEFLDAFFDEHGCEEMLLAESEEEETAATWANYPGDPPGRWERNPEGERTRAYARVLVNGRFNELLDGFATELADGDRVALTYPFSFCF, from the coding sequence ATGAGCGTTCGGGAGGTCGAGCAGACCCAGACGACTGTGGAGGTCCGCGCGACGGGACACGTCCGCCGCGAACTCGGCACGCACAGCTTCGAGTTCGAGTTCGACGGGACGACGCTCGGGGAGTTTCTCGACGCGTTTTTCGACGAGCACGGCTGCGAGGAGATGCTGCTCGCGGAGAGCGAGGAAGAGGAGACGGCCGCGACGTGGGCGAACTACCCCGGCGACCCGCCCGGCCGCTGGGAGCGCAACCCCGAGGGCGAGCGCACCCGGGCGTACGCTCGCGTGCTCGTGAACGGCCGGTTCAACGAACTGCTCGACGGATTCGCCACCGAACTGGCGGACGGCGACCGCGTCGCGCTCACCTACCCGTTCTCGTTCTGTTTCTAA
- a CDS encoding ubiquitin-like small modifier protein 1 → MNVELRFFATFREAVGTKVVEREYDEGTTVGEVLRELETEYEGLAGQLVENDGLRPHINVLKSGREVLHLDGMATELEDGDQLSIFPPVAGGTATEDVV, encoded by the coding sequence ATGAACGTCGAACTCCGCTTCTTCGCGACGTTCCGCGAGGCGGTCGGCACGAAGGTCGTCGAGCGCGAGTACGACGAGGGGACGACCGTCGGCGAGGTGCTCCGCGAACTCGAAACCGAGTACGAGGGCTTGGCGGGCCAGCTCGTCGAGAACGACGGTCTCCGCCCGCACATCAACGTCCTGAAGAGCGGCCGGGAGGTGCTCCACCTCGACGGCATGGCGACGGAACTCGAAGACGGCGACCAGTTGAGCATCTTCCCACCGGTCGCCGGTGGAACGGCGACGGAGGACGTGGTGTGA
- a CDS encoding DUF502 domain-containing protein — translation MLGGSRPDGEAMQRASESAYDRVREAALTGVTVVVPLLVTLYVLSIAVGVVDDLLEPLAQVLNSTNVAPDASETIVDLVGVLVVVAITVLVGFAASFRSGERVLAYFDAALERIPGVGAVYKSFRQMGDVMVDGDADNFQSVKLVEFPHQDAYTLGFLTTETPSVIEDAAGHEEMLTLFLPLAPNPVMGGHLTHVPAERVMDVDMSVEEGMRAVVTMGVAVSSESGATDGLSRERLERLTGEEIAPPRASEDGE, via the coding sequence ATGCTAGGCGGTAGCCGCCCCGACGGCGAGGCGATGCAGCGCGCCAGCGAGTCCGCGTACGACCGAGTCCGCGAGGCCGCGCTCACGGGCGTCACGGTGGTCGTACCCCTGCTCGTGACGCTGTACGTGCTCTCCATCGCCGTCGGCGTCGTCGACGACCTCCTCGAACCGCTCGCACAGGTGCTGAACAGCACCAACGTCGCGCCGGACGCCTCCGAGACCATCGTCGACCTCGTCGGCGTGCTCGTGGTGGTCGCAATCACGGTTCTCGTCGGGTTCGCTGCGTCGTTCCGGTCCGGGGAGCGCGTGCTCGCGTACTTCGACGCGGCGCTGGAACGCATCCCGGGCGTGGGGGCCGTCTACAAGAGCTTCCGGCAGATGGGCGACGTGATGGTGGACGGCGACGCGGACAACTTCCAGTCCGTGAAGCTCGTGGAGTTTCCCCACCAGGACGCGTACACGCTCGGATTCCTGACGACGGAGACGCCGAGTGTCATCGAGGACGCCGCCGGCCACGAGGAGATGTTGACGCTGTTCCTGCCGCTCGCACCGAACCCGGTGATGGGCGGCCACCTCACGCACGTCCCGGCCGAGCGCGTGATGGACGTCGACATGAGCGTCGAGGAGGGGATGCGCGCGGTGGTGACGATGGGCGTCGCGGTGTCCTCCGAGAGCGGCGCGACCGACGGGCTCTCGCGGGAGCGACTCGAACGGCTGACTGGCGAGGAAATCGCACCGCCGCGGGCGTCGGAGGACGGGGAATGA
- a CDS encoding GNAT family N-acetyltransferase, which produces MSVTVDKRVVPPGRDQHLDEAWDLKERIRADEGLLKQRRGFFANAYRRSTVYCFVDGDDVVGFAAARSDGYILFLAVAPQYRGEGYGERLVARVTEDAGKASCHARQSNESAVSFYEHLGFSVEREISNYYEDGEGAYYLRLGDRARIRDRISELLRGR; this is translated from the coding sequence GTGAGCGTCACAGTCGACAAGCGCGTGGTTCCACCGGGGCGCGACCAGCACCTCGACGAAGCGTGGGACCTCAAAGAGCGCATCCGGGCGGACGAAGGCCTCCTCAAGCAGCGACGCGGGTTCTTCGCGAACGCCTACCGTCGCTCGACGGTCTACTGTTTCGTCGACGGCGACGACGTGGTCGGCTTCGCTGCGGCGCGCTCGGACGGCTACATCCTGTTTCTCGCGGTCGCCCCCCAGTATCGCGGCGAAGGATACGGCGAACGACTCGTCGCGCGCGTCACCGAGGACGCCGGGAAAGCCTCGTGTCACGCCCGCCAGAGCAACGAGAGCGCGGTGTCCTTCTACGAACACCTCGGCTTCAGCGTCGAACGCGAAATCTCGAACTACTACGAGGACGGCGAGGGTGCCTACTACCTCCGCCTCGGCGACCGCGCCCGTATCCGGGACCGTATTTCTGAACTGCTGCGTGGACGGTAG
- the msrB gene encoding peptide-methionine (R)-S-oxide reductase MsrB, translated as MSDASDSADAGSADASDVPETEAEWRERLSDDEYEILREAGTERPYSGEHVDRDEDGTYRCAGCNEVLFDADTKFDAHCGWPSFWDAAESDAVERRPDHSNGMERTEVVCATCGGHLGHVFQDGPEPTGERFCINSAALDFDAED; from the coding sequence ATGAGCGACGCCAGTGACAGCGCCGACGCCGGCAGCGCGGACGCCAGCGACGTGCCCGAGACCGAGGCGGAGTGGCGCGAACGGCTCAGCGACGACGAGTACGAGATTCTGCGCGAAGCGGGGACCGAACGCCCGTATTCGGGCGAGCACGTGGACCGCGACGAGGACGGCACGTACCGGTGTGCGGGCTGCAACGAGGTGCTGTTCGACGCGGACACGAAGTTCGACGCGCACTGCGGGTGGCCGAGCTTCTGGGACGCCGCCGAGAGCGACGCCGTCGAACGCCGCCCCGACCACAGCAACGGCATGGAGCGCACGGAAGTCGTGTGCGCGACCTGCGGCGGCCACCTCGGCCACGTCTTCCAGGACGGCCCGGAGCCGACGGGCGAGCGCTTCTGCATCAACTCCGCCGCGCTCGACTTCGACGCCGAGGATTAG